The segment CATGCTCGGCGACTATCACCAGGTCTTCTAGCGGCGGAGGGCTGCCGCCCAACAAGCCGCTGAAGGCTGACGGCCGCGGGCTTGCCACGCGGGGAGCTCGACACGAAGCGTGGTAGCATCACGGGCGGCGCAGCTTAGCGGCCATGAAAGACCGGGTGGCCTGGCAACGGCGACTCCAAGGGTCTCACCGCGGCAGCTTCAGAGGCTTTCCCGCGACCGGCCGGCGTGTGGTCTGGCGCGACATGGTCGTCAGCCGATTTCGCGGCGGGCGCATCGCCGAAGACTGGGTGATCACAGACGTCGTGGAGCGCCTCCTACGTTCGAGGAAACCGCGACCGACTGTCTGAGAGTTGGACCAAAGGTCGGGGTACAGGATGACTCAGGCTTTTTCACTGACCGAGTTGGAGCGGCTGACCGGCTGCCTCGGTCGACTCCTCCCTCACGTCCATGGGGATGGCGTCGCAATCACTGGCGGCGTTGCGATGCAATTGGGCATGGCGGAGCTCGGGAGGCGAGGTCTGCGCAATGGCATCGCAGATCTCGACCTCGTCGCAGCCTCCATCGAAGTCATCAGCCCGAGCGTGGTCGGGCAGTTTCTGCTGTCCCATTACCATGTCGTGCGGCCAGGCGTCCCGAAGTTCATGATCCAGCTTGTCGATCCAGTGTCGCGCATCCGGATTGACATATTCCCAGACTTGGTCCGATCACTCATGGATGCGCGAACGATTGCCATAGGCGAACACACCGTTCACGTTCTTCCGTTGGCAAGGATCCTCGATCACAAGGTCAGAGCGCTGTCTCGGGCTTCGTCGTCGTCGCCGATTGATCCGAAGCACGTTCATGACGCGCTGGCCCTCGGGCATCTTCTCGGCAGGCAGGTGCCTGCCGTGGCCCCGGCGGCATTGGCCTGTGACGTGTTTGGAATCGAGGCCGACTGTTTCTGCGAACGCTGTAAATTGAGTGAGCATCCTCGCTGGCCGCTGGCACCCAAAGACCGAATCTTTGAATTGCTCGGGTGGACTCGGCAGCCCAACATGCCGCTGGTGCCGTCGAGCGGCTCAGCGGGGTTCGGGCAGAGCGACGGAATCGTGACCACCACTCGCGGCTGAGCGGCACGACGTTCGGCCGCAGGAGGACGGGCAATGAAGCGCACGTGGACGATCATCGGGGTACGCGATGTCGTTGGCAGCTGCGAATGGTACCAGTCGCTCTTTGACCAGCCGGAGACGCCTCCCGCCCATGATTACTTCGGGCAAATCCTCGACTCTGATGGAACGGTCTTGCTCTGTTTTCATGAGTGGGGTGCACACGAGCATCCCCCCTTGGTGAGCCCTGATCACGGGAAGCCTGGAAACGGCCTCCTCTTGTTTTTCCGTGTCGACGATTTCGACATGGCCCTGCCAAGGGCACGGGCTCTCGTCAGTCGGCTCGAAGAGGAGCCGCACGTGAATCCGAGCACAGGAACTATGGAGTTCTCGCTCCGAGATCCGGACGGGTATTACGTCACGATCAGTGCGCTCTCTGCGACTTGAACGAGGCGCTGCCGCCGACACGCCGCCGGATGTATCATTCCCTTCCACGGCCGGCGCAGCTGAGCGGCCGGCTAGGTGGAGGGAAGGTGGTACTCATGGGGTAAGGCGCCTTTTCATCACGCTAGGCTTCATCGCTACTCTCTGCGCTTGCGGGAATGAGGACTCGACGGGCCCGAGACCGTCAGTGATCCCGACGGGAGTCACGTGGAAGCTGAAGTGTTACAAGCTACCCTCGAGCGACTCGTCGTGTAATGAGGCTGGTATCAATCTGCTGTACACGCTTCGGTTCGAGAAGAATGGGATCGTGTCGGGCACGGATGCATGCAACACATGCACTGGAACATATTCCTACGGCTCAGCGACACAGCTGAGTATTCACTGGAGTTGTACCGAGGTGGTCTGCGACCCGCCCAATCCCTTGTCGGGCTACGGCCCTGACGTTGCCAGTACGACCTCATTTGCGCTGGTCAACGATCAACTCGTGTTGACGTTAGTGGTCCAAGGCGAGGAATCGTTACGCATCGAAGGGTTTCCCGCGCCGCGACATGGATCGGGGAGCGTGCTTCTCGAGATGGTTTACCAACGAGGGGAATAGGAACTCTCGGGAGACGCCACCCCACAAGGTGTTGCACCTGCCAGCAGGGAGGCGTCCCGAGTGAACGCAACGGGATCTCCGCAGCACCTCTGCGAGTGCTCGAAAAACACCGTTCTCAATAGCCCCGGAGACGACACATGAAGAAAGTTGCGAATGCTCGGTTCACCATCAAGAGCTGGGATGAGAAGCCCTATAGCGAGGGCCCGGACATGCCAAAACTCACTCGAGCCAGCGTCACCAAGACCTACACCGGGGACATCGAGGGGGAGGGACAGGTCGAATACCTGATGATGTACCGCAGCGACGGTTCGGCTTCCTTCGTCGGACTCGAGCGGGTCGTCGGGCGATTCGCCGGCAAGACCGGCGCCTTTGTGCTCCAACGCACCGGCGTGTTCGAAAGCGGCCAGTCGAAGGAGTCCTATTCCGTCATTCCCGGTTCCACGACGGGTGAGCTGCGCGGCCTCGAGGGTGACGGGGTATCCGCCCTTGGGCACGGCAACGAGTATCCCTTCACGCTGCACTATGATCTGCTCTAGTACCCTGAGGCGCGCGAACCGTGAAGACATTTGTCGCCCGGACAGCGGACCAATGGCGGAAATGGCTTGACGAACACCACGCCTCGGAGTCCGAGGTATGGCTCGTCTTCTACAAGCGGCACACTGGCGTCGCTACAATCGACTACAAGGATGCGCTCGACGAGGCGCTGTGCGTTGGTTGGGTGGACAGTCTCGTCAAACGCCTGGATGACCGACGATACGCGCTCAAGTTTACGCCACGGAGAGCGGACAGCCGATGGTCGGAGGCGAACCGGAAACGTTACGCGGAACTCAAAGCCCGTGGACGATTGAGACCAGCAGGCATCAAGCTCCCCCCGACCGACCGAGGCTACGGCCCTCGACCACCACGGCTTTCCATGCCTGCAAAGCTTCCGCCGTACATACAGACAGCGTTGAGGAATCATCCGAAAGCCTGGCGCCAGTTCGAAGCGTTGACACCTTCGCAGCGCCGACGGTATTTCGCTTGGATTGAGTCCGCCAAGCGCGAGGAAACGAGACTCAGGCGATTGAAGGAGGCGATTCGCCTCCTGGCCAGAGGCGAAGTGCTGGGATTGAAGTAACAGGCCGCCCATGAGCGAGTAAGGGGCCTCGTGCCCTTCGAGGTCGAAGTCACCGCAGTCCTGGAGTGAACACAATGGCCAGCAAGACGTCCAAGAAGTCAGTGAAGGTCGCAAAGAAGACCGCTGCCAGGCGGGTCGTTACGAAGCCGACCCTCCTCGCAGGCGGGAACCCTCAGATCGCGATGGGCGACGGCGACGCCCCGGTGCAGGCCTACATCGCGGCCATGCCGGGCTGGAAACGCGACCTCGGGCGCCGCCTCGACGCACTCATCGTGCGCAATGTGCCCAACGTCCGCAAGGCCGTGAAGTGGAACTCGCCCTTCTTTGGCATCGAGGGCCAGGGCTGGTTCGTCGACTTCCATTGCTTCACGAAGTACGTCAAGGTGGCTTTCTTCCGCGGCACGTCGTTGCGTCCTGTTCCCCCTGGCGATTCCAAGCACGAGGAAGTGCGCTACCTCGACATCCACGAGGACGACCAGCTCGACGAGGCGCAGTTGGCGGCGTGGATCCGGCAGGCGGCCGCCCTGCCGGGCTGGATCCCGTAGCGACGGCAGGGATTCTCGCGAGCAGTTCGTCATCGCAAAGCCGCGACCTGACCATGACAACAGCTGGAGCCAACCTGGCCTGCCCGGTGGTTGGATTTCTGCGATACTAGGCTTCGGCCGCCCCGGCGGATCAGCTCGAGGCCGTGAGACCTCTGAACGCCGACGAAGACGAAACAGAATCGAGGACAACATGTCCAACGGAACGCCCGAGCAACTTCTCCAGTCGATCGTGGAAGGAATCAACACGGGGAATCTCGACGCACTCGTGACTCTTTATGAGCCTGAGGCCGGTTTTGCGTCTCAGCCTGGGAGCCTCGCCCGCGGCCCAGCGGGTGTTCGTGAAGCCCTGGCCGGTTTTATTGCAATGAAGGGTAAACTGGACCTCGAGGTGACGAGGGTTCTTACGGCAAGTGACCTGGCCCTCGTGACTACGGCTTGGTCATTCGCTGGAACCGGGCCCGGGGGCGAACCGGTGAACCTAGCATCGAGATCCGCAGATGTTCTGCGTCGTCAGGCAGATGGCTCGTGGCGCTTCGTGATCGACAACCCTTGGGGAACGGACTGACTGACCATAGAAGGAGGGTCTCGATGAATCCAAACAAAGCACTCTGGGAGAAGGGCGATTTCACTCGCATTGCTGAAACCATGCGTGACAGCGGCGAGGCGCTCGTGAAGAAGCTCGGCGTCACCAAAGGGCACAAGGTCCTGGATCTCGGTTGCGGCGATGGAACGACAGCAATTCCTCAGGCAAGACTCGGGGCGGATGTGCTGGGCGTCGATATCGCGCAAAACCTGGTTGAAGCCGGAAACATCCGCGCCAGGGAGCTAGGCCTGACGAATTGCAGGTTTCAGGAAGGTGATGCGTGCGATTTGCATGAGCTGAAGGATCAGGACTTCGACCTCGTCGTGAGTATCTTTGGAGCCATGTTTGCGCCGAAGCCGTTCGACGTTGCCAAGGAGATGGTGCGGGTGGCGAAACCCGGAGGTCGCATCGTCATGGGCAACTGGATTCCAGGTGATCCGACGCTGGTGGCGCAAATTCTGAAGATCAGTTCCGAATACACACCGCCACCGCCGGAGGGTTTCATCAGCCCGATGACCTGGGGTATCGAGAGCAACGTGACCGAGCGATTCGGTGCAGCGGGAATTCGCAGCGAACGGATTGCGTTCGACCGAGACACGTTTACGTTCAACTATCCCGGGGCACCGTCGGCACTTCTGGAGCTATTCCGGAAGTACTATGGGCCAACGATGAATGCATTCGATGCGGCGGAAAAGAACGGGCGCGCCGCTGACCTGCAGAGGGAACTGGGAGCTTTGTTCGACAGGCATAACAAGCACACGAGCAAGGATGCCACCTCCATTCCAGCAACCTTCTTGCGGGTCACAGTGGTCGTTTGAAAGAGTGGTGAGCGGAAGCGGATGAGATGATGATGCCGCGGCCGGCAGCTCAATGCCGATCCGTTCCTCCCCGGCGTCTGGTGATGAGCGAGGGGCAGCCGCCTCACAAGGCATGCAGCGGAATCGGCTGCGCGCCGAACTGTCTCGCGCCGGTGGAATTCATCGAGTACAAACAGGTCGATGCCAATGCCTCGTTCCGGCGTGTCTAGCCCACGCCTGCGCCCCCGTGTGGAACGATTCCCTCGAACTACTGCAGCAGCTGCATCTTGCGGGTGATGCTGCGGCCGGCGGCGGTGAGGCGGTAGAAATAGACGCCGCTTGCGGCGCGGCGGCCGCCGCTGTCGCGTCCGTCCCAGGACACTTCGTACCTCCCGGCCTCGCGATGCTCGTGCAGGAGCGTGCGCACGCGCCTGCCGTTGACGGCATAGACGCCGAGTTCGACGTCCCCGGCGTTCGGGAGGTCGAAAG is part of the Candidatus Krumholzibacteriia bacterium genome and harbors:
- a CDS encoding VOC family protein, with protein sequence MKRTWTIIGVRDVVGSCEWYQSLFDQPETPPAHDYFGQILDSDGTVLLCFHEWGAHEHPPLVSPDHGKPGNGLLLFFRVDDFDMALPRARALVSRLEEEPHVNPSTGTMEFSLRDPDGYYVTISALSAT
- a CDS encoding DUF3224 domain-containing protein, which produces MKKVANARFTIKSWDEKPYSEGPDMPKLTRASVTKTYTGDIEGEGQVEYLMMYRSDGSASFVGLERVVGRFAGKTGAFVLQRTGVFESGQSKESYSVIPGSTTGELRGLEGDGVSALGHGNEYPFTLHYDLL
- a CDS encoding DUF1801 domain-containing protein, with translation MASKTSKKSVKVAKKTAARRVVTKPTLLAGGNPQIAMGDGDAPVQAYIAAMPGWKRDLGRRLDALIVRNVPNVRKAVKWNSPFFGIEGQGWFVDFHCFTKYVKVAFFRGTSLRPVPPGDSKHEEVRYLDIHEDDQLDEAQLAAWIRQAAALPGWIP
- a CDS encoding class I SAM-dependent methyltransferase, with product MNPNKALWEKGDFTRIAETMRDSGEALVKKLGVTKGHKVLDLGCGDGTTAIPQARLGADVLGVDIAQNLVEAGNIRARELGLTNCRFQEGDACDLHELKDQDFDLVVSIFGAMFAPKPFDVAKEMVRVAKPGGRIVMGNWIPGDPTLVAQILKISSEYTPPPPEGFISPMTWGIESNVTERFGAAGIRSERIAFDRDTFTFNYPGAPSALLELFRKYYGPTMNAFDAAEKNGRAADLQRELGALFDRHNKHTSKDATSIPATFLRVTVVV